A stretch of DNA from Desulfurobacteriaceae bacterium:
AAAGGTTTCCTCTCTTTTAGCTCTTCTGGGTAGTTTTTTAGGTCTTGAATATTCTTTTCACCTGCCAAGACTTTTTCCCCAAGTTCAAAAAGCACTTCCAACTTTTCCTCCGCGGAAGTTGAGATACGGGGCAAAAGCCCCGAAAAATTTTACTTGAAAGTTATGTCAACACCGGCAAAAATAGATCTTCCCATTGTGTTATATCCATAAGCGAGTTCGTACTTTTCGTCTGTAAGGTTAACACCTTTAAGGTAAAGTTTTGTTTTATCGTTAAGCTTATATGAAGCGTAGCAGTTAAGGGTGGTGAATGGAGATAGGGTGTTTTCTCCATCTTTCCTTTCGCTGTAATGTTCTATCCAAGTAGACATTTTTAGCTTTTTAGTTTTGAAGTTGAGTCCTACAATATAGCTATTTTCGGGAACTCTATCTCTTATGTTTTCAGAAGCATTTATATAGGTATATTTACCATACAAACTTAAATGTTTGGAAACGATAGTTCTCGCTTTTACTTCTATTCCTTTGGTTTCTCCACTCCCAATATTCTCGTAAGTATAATAATCAGTTTTATTAACACTTTGGATTTTATTCCATATGTAATTTCTAAAGTAATTTAACTCAAATAAAGACCGAATTTTTTTCAATTTTTGTACCACTCCTACTGTCCATCCCCTTGACTTCTCTGGAGATAGATCAGGGTTTCCTTTGGTAGGAGGATAATAAATTCCATTCCAAGAAAAACCTGGATAGTATCCATAAAGTTGGTCAATGGTAGGTGCTTTAAAACCAGTACCATACTGAAGTTTAAATGTGGTTTCTGTTTTATCTATGGAGTAAGCTCCTGATAACTTGTAAGTACCATAGTAACCAAACAGAGAATGATTGTCTATTCTACCAACTCCTGTAATATATAATTTTGAAATTTCAGTATGTCCTTCAACAAATGCTGAACGAAGAGAAACCTCCTTATCTCCTACAGCACTTGTTTCTGCTCTTTCTTGTCTGTAATTGATTCCAGCTTTTAAGAAGCTTTTCTCGTTAAAATAGTATGTAGGAGATAAAGATAAATAGTTAGTGTATCCTATATAGTTTCCGTAAGAGTATTCCCGTTTTTCTCTATTGGTTGATGTTTTTAGGTTCCATATTAGATTCTCACTTTGGAGATAGGAAACACGGGTGGCTGCAAATAACCTCTTGTAGTCCATTTCTCCATTATCATATTCATTATGTCCGTATTTTGCCTGAACATCAGTTATTATCTTTAAATTTTCTGTAGGATAAAATCCGAAAGAAATTCCTCCCGTTGTATAACGGAAAGGATCGTCGTCAGGAGAAGAAGTAGTGGCACTAAAACCAGAGATTTTAAAGTTTTCAAGATAAATAGATGAGAATCCTTTGTTAAAAATCTTATCTATTTTTAGTTTTTCTTTAAAAGTCTTGTAGCTTCCACCTTCTAGAGTAATAGAAGCCTTATCTTTTTTAGGTTCCTTTGTAATTATGTTTATTACTCCTGCGATGGCTTCTGAACCGTATAACGCACTTTGAGATCCTTTTAGGACTTCTATTCTTTCTACATTACTTAGATCTATCCATTCAAAGTTAGCTGTAGATCCTGGAGTTGAAGGATCATTTATTGGTATTCCATTTACAAGAACAAGGATATATTCGCTACTTAGTCCTTGTATCCAAACACTGGTTTGTTTTCCCCATCCACCTGATGATACTACATGAACCCCAGCTACATACTTTAAGACATCTGCAATACTTGTAAAACCATACTTTTCAATTTCCTCTTTTGTAATTACTTCAACATCGTCTCCAACGTGTTCAATAGGAACTTCAACCCTTGTTGCTGTAACTTGAACTTCTGGAATATCTTCAGCCATACCTTGTGAAACTAAAAGAAGGGAAAGAAGAACTAAACTTTTTCTCAAAACTTTACCTCCTTAAGGTTCTTTGATATCAGGCTTGATAAAAATTTCACGATTAAGTTTAATTATTTTAAGCTTAGCGTCAAATATGAAGTTTATGTTTTCTATGAATTTTTCCTTTTTTCCTTTAAAAATTATCCTGCCTTCTTTTAAAGCTAAAAATTCGTCAGCAACGTCAACTAAAAAGTTTAGATCGTGGGAAGTTAAAATGATAATTTTTCCTTTTGCTTTTAAATCTTCTATTATTCTTACTAAGAAAGGTAAAACCTCAACATCTAAGAAAGCTCCAGGTTCGTCAAAAAGATAGATTTCTGGATCAATAAGCAGTAATCTTGCTATAAAAACTTTTACCCTTTCGCCTCCACTTAAAGTTTGTAAACTTCTATCTCTAAGATGAGGGATTTGAAGCTTTTCTAAGATTCTCTCTATCTTTTCAATATCACTTTTTGAATGATGTGCAAAAATTCCCTTTAAAGGAACTATTGAAGAAATGAGAAATTCAAGAACTGTATAGGAAGTTTCCATTTCAGTTACTTGGGGAAGATAGTTTATTTTCTTTACTCTTTCTCTCAAAAGTACTCTTTTTAGATCGATACCGTTAAAGAGGATAAAACCGGAACAGTTTAAAAATCCTCCAATACATCTAAGAAGTGTTGTTTTTCCTGAACCGTTTTTTCCGGCAAGACCTAAAATCGTTCCCTTTCTAACAGTAAAGGATATGTTTTTTAGAATATTTTTGTAGGAAAGGTTCCTAACTTCTAACAAGCGAATACCTCCAAACTATAAAAAGAAAGGCTGGTACCCCGA
This window harbors:
- a CDS encoding ABC transporter ATP-binding protein, which produces MLEVRNLSYKNILKNISFTVRKGTILGLAGKNGSGKTTLLRCIGGFLNCSGFILFNGIDLKRVLLRERVKKINYLPQVTEMETSYTVLEFLISSIVPLKGIFAHHSKSDIEKIERILEKLQIPHLRDRSLQTLSGGERVKVFIARLLLIDPEIYLFDEPGAFLDVEVLPFLVRIIEDLKAKGKIIILTSHDLNFLVDVADEFLALKEGRIIFKGKKEKFIENINFIFDAKLKIIKLNREIFIKPDIKEP
- a CDS encoding TonB-dependent receptor; translation: MRKSLVLLSLLLVSQGMAEDIPEVQVTATRVEVPIEHVGDDVEVITKEEIEKYGFTSIADVLKYVAGVHVVSSGGWGKQTSVWIQGLSSEYILVLVNGIPINDPSTPGSTANFEWIDLSNVERIEVLKGSQSALYGSEAIAGVINIITKEPKKDKASITLEGGSYKTFKEKLKIDKIFNKGFSSIYLENFKISGFSATTSSPDDDPFRYTTGGISFGFYPTENLKIITDVQAKYGHNEYDNGEMDYKRLFAATRVSYLQSENLIWNLKTSTNREKREYSYGNYIGYTNYLSLSPTYYFNEKSFLKAGINYRQERAETSAVGDKEVSLRSAFVEGHTEISKLYITGVGRIDNHSLFGYYGTYKLSGAYSIDKTETTFKLQYGTGFKAPTIDQLYGYYPGFSWNGIYYPPTKGNPDLSPEKSRGWTVGVVQKLKKIRSLFELNYFRNYIWNKIQSVNKTDYYTYENIGSGETKGIEVKARTIVSKHLSLYGKYTYINASENIRDRVPENSYIVGLNFKTKKLKMSTWIEHYSERKDGENTLSPFTTLNCYASYKLNDKTKLYLKGVNLTDEKYELAYGYNTMGRSIFAGVDITFK